Proteins from one Deinococcus sp. AB2017081 genomic window:
- a CDS encoding CCA tRNA nucleotidyltransferase encodes MSVDLTTRIWSRLRPDDRAWLESLARLAGPDARVALVGGAVRDALLGSTPLDLDVVVEGVDIEALARAAGLPLTFHPTFQNATVTLPDGRTADLVRARRETYPVAGQNPVPTPGTLEDDLRRRDFGVNALALTVSPAGPVAVLDVAGGLDDLHARTLRPLHRHSFSDDASRLVRGARLATRLALEAHPELLAQVPDALELADRTPRLWAELKLLLAEPRPGAALHTMRAWGAGSLLPDTPLLDALDDLRGQGQTVTPQTYAAALLHASAEPDALAARLELGDRPAALLARACSDTFYPDGTPERQLRALLRPDAHVPLTGKDVLALGVPPGRAVGEALAHLAGLRRAGQLHSEGDERAELRSYLAGKRPRRGP; translated from the coding sequence ATGAGCGTTGACCTGACCACCCGGATCTGGTCGCGGCTGCGCCCGGACGACCGGGCGTGGCTGGAGTCGCTGGCCCGCCTCGCCGGCCCGGACGCCCGCGTGGCCCTGGTGGGCGGAGCCGTGCGCGACGCGCTGCTGGGGAGCACGCCCCTCGATCTGGATGTGGTGGTCGAGGGCGTGGACATTGAGGCCCTGGCCCGTGCCGCCGGCCTGCCGCTGACCTTTCATCCCACCTTCCAGAACGCGACCGTGACCCTCCCGGACGGCCGCACCGCCGATCTGGTGCGGGCACGGCGCGAGACCTACCCGGTGGCCGGACAGAACCCGGTGCCCACCCCCGGCACCCTGGAGGACGACCTGCGCCGCCGCGACTTCGGCGTGAACGCGCTGGCCCTGACCGTCTCCCCTGCTGGGCCGGTGGCTGTGCTGGACGTGGCGGGCGGCCTGGACGACCTGCACGCCCGCACGCTGCGGCCCCTGCACCGGCACTCCTTCTCCGACGACGCCAGCCGGCTGGTGCGCGGGGCACGGCTCGCCACCCGGCTGGCCTTGGAGGCCCATCCCGAGCTGCTGGCCCAGGTGCCGGACGCACTGGAGCTAGCCGATCGGACGCCGCGCCTGTGGGCTGAACTGAAGCTCCTGCTGGCCGAGCCACGTCCGGGGGCCGCGCTGCACACCATGCGGGCGTGGGGCGCAGGATCGCTGCTGCCGGACACGCCGCTTCTGGACGCGCTGGACGACCTGCGTGGGCAGGGACAGACGGTCACGCCACAGACCTACGCCGCCGCCCTGCTGCACGCCTCGGCCGAGCCGGACGCGCTGGCCGCCCGCCTGGAACTCGGAGACCGGCCCGCCGCGCTGCTGGCCCGCGCATGCTCGGACACCTTCTACCCGGACGGCACACCCGAACGGCAGCTCCGTGCCCTGCTGCGCCCCGACGCCCACGTGCCGCTGACCGGGAAGGACGTGCTGGCGCTGGGCGTGCCGCCGGGCCGGGCGGTGGGCGAGGCGCTGGCGCATCTGGCGGGACTGCGGCGGGCGGGACAGCTCCACAGCGAAGGCGACGAACGGG
- a CDS encoding S1C family serine protease, whose protein sequence is MNGRVGAVILVLVGLGLGATLLRDQVPLGTSQTAPAAAPAQNPVAAEAGAKLQNEQNTIDVVSRFEPGLVFISTESEVVSQNPFGMMFGQPDTQVQQGVGSGFFVNDAGDILTNYHVVAGESSSGAAQKISIRVMGQDRSVPARVIGLAPQYDLALIRPEGLDAKFIRPIPLGDSDTLKVGQKAIAMGAPFGLDFSVTEGIVSSTARQIPIGFGGAGGQGITQKAIQTDAAINPGNSGGPLLDSGGRVIGINTQIISPGVQAGGTGQSAGVGFAIPVNAAKNLLPRLQAAKGGIITAPRIGVVAGLQVQGQGQNIPVGLSALSPQGKEQLNLPESGLVVGEVTPGSPAAKAGLKGGTDTQEFRGGQIALGGDVITAANGNPVDGVEDLQAALIDRKQGDTVTLKVWRAGQTRDVTITLDASSFQ, encoded by the coding sequence ATGAATGGCAGAGTCGGCGCGGTCATCCTCGTTCTCGTGGGTCTGGGGCTGGGAGCCACGCTGCTGCGTGATCAGGTGCCGCTGGGCACCTCGCAGACGGCTCCAGCCGCCGCACCGGCCCAGAACCCCGTGGCGGCTGAGGCGGGCGCGAAACTCCAGAACGAGCAGAACACCATCGACGTGGTCAGCCGCTTCGAGCCGGGGCTGGTGTTCATCAGCACCGAGTCCGAGGTGGTCAGCCAGAACCCCTTCGGCATGATGTTCGGCCAGCCCGACACACAGGTGCAGCAGGGCGTGGGCAGCGGCTTCTTCGTGAACGACGCCGGCGACATCCTGACGAATTACCACGTCGTGGCGGGCGAGTCCAGCTCGGGTGCCGCGCAGAAGATCAGCATCCGGGTCATGGGGCAGGATCGCAGCGTACCCGCCCGCGTCATCGGCCTCGCGCCGCAGTACGACCTGGCGCTGATCCGCCCCGAGGGTCTGGACGCGAAGTTCATCCGGCCCATCCCGCTGGGCGACAGTGACACGCTGAAGGTCGGGCAGAAGGCGATCGCCATGGGTGCGCCCTTCGGCCTGGATTTCAGCGTCACCGAGGGGATCGTGAGCAGCACCGCGCGGCAGATCCCCATCGGTTTCGGCGGAGCGGGCGGGCAGGGCATCACCCAGAAGGCGATCCAGACCGACGCCGCGATCAATCCCGGCAACTCGGGCGGGCCGCTGCTCGACAGTGGCGGGCGCGTGATCGGGATCAACACGCAGATCATCAGCCCCGGCGTGCAGGCGGGCGGCACCGGCCAGAGCGCCGGCGTGGGCTTCGCCATTCCGGTGAACGCGGCGAAGAACCTGCTGCCCCGCCTCCAGGCGGCGAAGGGCGGAATCATCACCGCGCCCCGCATCGGCGTGGTCGCGGGCCTCCAGGTGCAGGGGCAGGGACAGAACATCCCGGTCGGCCTGAGCGCCCTGAGTCCGCAGGGCAAGGAACAGCTGAACCTCCCCGAAAGCGGGCTGGTCGTCGGGGAGGTCACGCCCGGCTCACCCGCCGCGAAGGCGGGGCTGAAAGGTGGCACCGACACGCAGGAGTTCCGGGGCGGGCAGATTGCACTGGGCGGCGACGTGATCACCGCCGCGAACGGGAACCCCGTGGACGGCGTGGAGGATCTCCAGGCCGCCCTGATCGACCGCAAACAGGGCGACACCGTGACCCTGAAGGTCTGGCGGGCCGGGCAGACGCGCGACGTGACGATCACCCTGGACGCCAGCTCGTTCCAGTAA
- a CDS encoding nucleotidyltransferase domain-containing protein, which translates to MPDLDMAAADLRRALGDFLERDRQDGVFHVQVGGPGSVPALADLDAPELHLDLLPEVPTDAQRAALGALGYVPESGQTWRHPAGHRLVVCDHSAGWRAAQSALRRLLTDDPRASAAYRQIYVRHGRLAADGALLPAALKHDARRIGFSPLQFAAHALAGLDAPWTVAGGYALDLHAGHVTRVHDDLDIEIPREAQGQLPDVLRGWRLDASVKGAYQPFRPPLEPPSHQIHARHPDLPAVLMVDLMLTDLSGGLWHYRRDPAITRPLAEARRVGPHGLPYLAPEIVLLFKAGSAGREPRGKDQSDFERVLPMLDTAARAWLRGALERTRPGHGWVEALDEGWG; encoded by the coding sequence ATGCCCGATCTCGATATGGCAGCGGCCGACCTGCGGCGTGCCCTGGGGGACTTCCTTGAGCGTGACCGCCAGGACGGGGTCTTTCACGTGCAGGTGGGCGGCCCCGGCAGCGTGCCTGCCCTGGCCGACCTGGACGCACCGGAACTGCACCTGGATCTGCTGCCGGAGGTGCCCACGGACGCGCAGCGGGCGGCGCTGGGTGCCCTGGGCTACGTGCCGGAATCGGGGCAGACGTGGCGGCATCCGGCGGGCCACCGGCTGGTCGTCTGCGACCACAGCGCGGGCTGGCGGGCCGCCCAGTCTGCGCTGCGCCGGCTGCTGACGGACGATCCACGCGCTTCGGCAGCGTACCGGCAGATCTATGTGCGTCATGGCCGGTTGGCGGCCGACGGTGCGCTCCTCCCGGCTGCGCTGAAGCATGACGCCCGCCGGATCGGCTTCTCACCCCTTCAGTTCGCCGCCCACGCCCTGGCCGGGCTGGACGCTCCGTGGACGGTCGCGGGCGGCTACGCGCTCGATCTGCACGCCGGGCACGTGACCCGCGTTCACGACGACCTCGACATCGAGATTCCCCGTGAGGCGCAGGGGCAGCTCCCAGACGTGCTGCGCGGCTGGCGTCTCGACGCCTCGGTCAAGGGCGCCTATCAGCCGTTCCGCCCGCCCCTGGAGCCGCCCTCGCACCAGATCCACGCCCGGCACCCGGACCTGCCCGCTGTGCTGATGGTGGATCTGATGCTGACCGACCTGAGCGGCGGCCTGTGGCACTACCGCCGCGATCCGGCCATCACCCGCCCGCTGGCCGAGGCGCGGCGCGTGGGGCCGCACGGCCTGCCGTACCTCGCCCCGGAGATCGTGCTGCTGTTCAAGGCCGGATCCGCCGGCCGGGAGCCACGCGGCAAGGATCAGTCGGATTTCGAGCGGGTTCTGCCCATGCTGGACACGGCGGCCCGGGCGTGGCTGCGTGGGGCGCTGGAGCGCACGCGGCCGGGGCATGGGTGGGTGGAGGCGCTGGATGAGGGATGGGGATGA
- the hslO gene encoding Hsp33 family molecular chaperone HslO gives MSETAPPTSYLLRGTAAGSTLRFIGMDSTRIVEDARLRHDLSKTATAALGRTLTASALLSVVLGKRHDSRVTVRVEGDGPVGWIVAEGSADGRVRGYVRQPHADLPLRESDGKLDVSGIVGTDGELAVTRLLDNGEPYTGSIRLVSGEIAEDVSAYLGVSEQIPNAVLLGVYEEGERVTSAGGLLVQAMPGATDETLSRLEANIRAIGQITTALRQGGLLSVMERAADGLDLTLAADAQDVRFQCRCSREKASDSLKFFSAAERQEMIDDGGQEIVCHWCGEKYHISPDEIAALDATETHARA, from the coding sequence ATGTCCGAGACCGCCCCCCCCACCTCCTACCTGCTGCGCGGCACGGCGGCCGGGAGCACCCTGAGATTCATCGGCATGGACTCGACGCGCATCGTCGAGGACGCCCGCCTCCGCCACGACCTGAGCAAGACGGCAACCGCCGCGCTGGGCCGCACCCTGACCGCCTCGGCGCTGCTGAGCGTGGTGCTGGGCAAGCGCCACGACAGCCGCGTGACGGTGCGTGTCGAGGGCGATGGCCCCGTCGGCTGGATCGTCGCCGAGGGCAGCGCCGACGGGCGGGTGCGCGGCTACGTGCGCCAGCCGCATGCCGACCTGCCCCTGCGCGAGTCCGACGGCAAGCTGGACGTGAGCGGCATCGTCGGGACGGATGGCGAACTCGCGGTCACGCGGCTGCTCGACAACGGCGAGCCGTACACCGGGAGCATCCGGCTGGTCAGCGGCGAGATCGCCGAGGACGTCAGCGCGTACCTGGGTGTCTCCGAACAGATCCCCAACGCCGTGCTGCTCGGCGTGTACGAGGAGGGCGAACGCGTCACCTCTGCGGGCGGCCTGCTCGTCCAGGCCATGCCGGGCGCGACCGACGAGACCCTGTCCCGCCTGGAGGCGAACATCCGGGCGATCGGGCAGATCACGACCGCGCTGCGCCAGGGCGGTCTGCTGTCGGTCATGGAGCGCGCCGCCGACGGCCTGGATCTGACCCTGGCGGCAGACGCGCAGGACGTGCGCTTCCAGTGCCGCTGCTCACGCGAGAAGGCCAGCGACTCCCTGAAGTTCTTCAGCGCCGCCGAACGCCAGGAGATGATCGACGACGGCGGCCAGGAGATCGTGTGTCACTGGTGCGGCGAGAAGTATCACATCAGCCCCGACGAGATCGCGGCGCTGGACGCGACGGAGACGCACGCCCGGGCGTAG